The Fulvivirga maritima genome segment AAGTTGCTTAATAAAGTTATTTTCTAATATGGCTTCGGGTTGGGTATTCATTGCCATAGCGGTTCATTAATCCAGTCCATTAATGTACCATCAGGATTGGAAGGTATTCCCAAGTATTTGATTGGAACATTAGGGTATTTAGTAAATAAAGCCTGTAATTTTTGTCTTAGACTATTTGATGGGTTTGCTCTTAGCAGTAGGTATTTTAAAACGCAAATAAAATAGAATACACGTTTATTATTTTGAAAACGCGGTCCAATCCATGGCCCAACAGGCTTCTTTAGTCGATCAGGTTCAATAGCTAAATCTCTATTCCATAACCTGGCATGATGTGCACAAATATTCCTAACATAAGTAATGGCGTGTAGCCATGATGCGAATACTTTGTGATGAACATCAAAGAAGTCTGCTATTCTTTTTTTATCGCTATTATTTCGCAATCCACGAAATAAATGTGACAGGTCACCCATTGTGAGCAGCTCAAAATTCATCCATGCAGGTGGATTAGATGGAGAGCTATATTCTCTCATGTAATGTTTTATAAACACTTCTGGATTTCTTACTGTTTTAGCACGTGATATGATAGCTTGAAAGTCGTTATAAGGATCAATGAGCTTTCCAATCCTATTATAAAACGGTGTGATAAAATGTCTTTGATCATCCTGCCAATGTGAATCGTTATAATGTATAGCCATTTTATATATAAACTGGGTTCTAATAGCTACTTCTACTCGTTCTATGCAGTCAAAAACTAATAATCTTAATTCCCTATTAAAAGAATATGTATTGATAATGTCTTTGAATGTAATTCCTTGATTAAACTGATTTTTAATTGACTGACAGGGTAAAAAGTAGGCGCTGAGCCTGTAATAACTTATTTCCTGCAAATAACAGATGGCTTCTTCTTCATCAGCAACGGTTAAACCTCTGGTTTTTAATAATTCAAGCTGATCTTGAAAGGATAGGGGGGCTTTATGGTAAATTCGTTTTGCCATGGCCCTAAAATGAAAAGACCCCCCAAGTGTGCTTCAGTGAGAGGCAAGGGAGGTATATTAAATTTAATATTTTATTTCTTCTAAAAGACACACCCTGTGACGCTGTTCTGATGGGTAGCGTGGCGTGTACTGTTAGTGCAAATATAACATGATTTGAAACAAAATGTTTCATAAATGTTATTTTTTGTTT includes the following:
- a CDS encoding Abi family protein, with amino-acid sequence MAKRIYHKAPLSFQDQLELLKTRGLTVADEEEAICYLQEISYYRLSAYFLPCQSIKNQFNQGITFKDIINTYSFNRELRLLVFDCIERVEVAIRTQFIYKMAIHYNDSHWQDDQRHFITPFYNRIGKLIDPYNDFQAIISRAKTVRNPEVFIKHYMREYSSPSNPPAWMNFELLTMGDLSHLFRGLRNNSDKKRIADFFDVHHKVFASWLHAITYVRNICAHHARLWNRDLAIEPDRLKKPVGPWIGPRFQNNKRVFYFICVLKYLLLRANPSNSLRQKLQALFTKYPNVPIKYLGIPSNPDGTLMDWINEPLWQ